CAATATTCAGCTGGAAGAGCCGGAGCTGGTGATCGCCGCGGTGAACAAGGTCATGGCCGCGGCCGACAAGCGCATGCCCTAGACCGGCCGCTCAGTGGCGGTGCGGGCAATTCGTCTTGATGCAATTGCCGTAGATGGCCAATGCGTGCTCGGCGATCTTGAAGCCGCGTTCCAGGGCGATCTTTTGCTGGCGGCTCTCGATTTCCTCGTCGTAGAACTCTTCGACGTGGCCGCAATCGATGCAGACCAGGTGATCGTGGTGCGAGCCGGCGTTCAGTTCGTAGATCGCCTTGCCGGTTTCGAAATGGTTCCGGTTCAGCAAGCCGGCTTGTTCGAACTGGGTCAGCACGCGGTACACGGTGGCCAGGCCGACGTCCATGTTTTCGTTCAACAAGGTCTTGTAGACGTCTTCCGCCGTCAAGTGCCGCACCGTGCTGTTCTGGAAAATTTCCAGGATTTTCAGGCGCGGCAAGGTCGCTTTGAGGCCGCTGGCCTTCAGGTCGGTAGGGTTGTTGCTCATGTTTTGTTACTCGGATATGGGCGGAGTGCTTTATGATATAGCGTTTTCGGAGCTCCCGCTCATTCGTACTGAGGTCAGATATGCGCATCAAGAATGCCGTTTTCCATCGTTCCCACGCCCGGGCTGCGCTCGTGGCCGGCCTCGCCTGCACGGCGCTGGCGGTCTCGGGTTGCGCGTCCTGGCGTAACCAGACCAAGCCGGCAGCGCCGGTGAGCACTGCGCCGGGCGCGGTCGCCGCCGATGCCGACAAGGCCGCGGCCATCGCGAACGCCGGCGCGCAGACCACGCAGACCACCAAGCTGCAGAAATTCCTGTGGGTGTTTTCGCCTTATCGCCCGGACATCCAGCAGGGCAACTTCGTGTCCCAGGAAATGCTGGGCCAGCTGAAGCCCGGCCAGACCCGCGATCAAGTTAAATTCATCCTCGGTACGCCGCTGATGGCCGACGCCTTCCACGCCGACCGCTGGGACTTTCCGTTCTACCTGGCGCGCGGCAACGGCGAGCTGACCACCAGCCGCGTCAGCGTGTTCTTCAAGGACAACAAGGTCGACCATGTCGACGGCGGCAACCTGCCGACCGAACGCGAATACATTGCGCGCCTGATCGGCATTTCGAAGTACGAGGTCAAGAGCGCCGACGAAGACATCGCCGACATGAAGCGCAAGAACGAAAAGGCCGGCAAGGGAGAGTGAGCATGACCCAGTTGAACATCGCCGTGGCCGGCGCCAGCGGCCGCATGGGCCGCATGCTGGTCGAAGCCATCGCCGCCGCACCCGACGCCACCCTGTCCGGCGCGCTCGACCGCGAAGGCGCACCCTGCATCGGTACCGACGCCGGCGCCTTTTCCGGCCAGCTGGCCGGCGTGGCGATCCAGTCCGACCTCGCCAAGGGCTTGGCGGGCGCCGATTTCCTGATCGATTTCACCCGTCCCGAAGGCACGCTGCAGCACCTGGCTTACTGCGCCGAGCACGGCATCAAGGTGATCATCGGCACCACCGGCTTCGACGAGGCCGGCAAGGCCGCGATCCGCGCCGCCGCCGCCAAGACCGCGATCGTGTTCGCTCCCAACATGAGCATCGGCGTGAACGTCACGCTGAAGCTGCTGGAAATGGCCGCGAAGAATTTTTCGGAAGGCTACGACATCGAGATCATCGAGGCGCACCACCGCCACAAGGTCGACGCCCCGTCCGGCACCGCGCTCAAGATGGGCGAGGTGATCGCCGACGCCCTCGGTCGCGACTTGCAGGCATGCGCGGTGTACGGCCGCGAAGGCGTGACCGGCGAGCGCGACCCGTCGACCATCGGCTTCGCCACCGTGCGCGGCGGCGACATCGTCGGCGACCACACCGTGCTGTTCGCCGGCACCGGCGAGCGCATCGAGATCAGCCACAAGTCGAGCAGCCGGGTCAGCTATGCCCAGGGTTCGCTGCGCGCGGCGCGCTTCCTGGCCGACAAGCAGGCCGGTTTGTTCGACATGCAGGACGTGCTGGGGCTCAAGGCCGCGCCCGAGATGACGGCGGCGCAGGACCTCGGCTTGAGCGCGCTGGGCTGACGACCCGCGCCATCGGCATCCACGCCGACGCGCCCGCCCGCCGAACTGGACGGCATCGCCGGCGATCTGCTGGCATACTGGCCAGCGGCGGGCGTTTGCATATTTGTCCTCGAAATCATGTACCGTCGTCCCCGCGCAGGCGGGGACCCATGCTGAGTTGCCGAAGTTATCGGCTTCGCCATGACGCCAGCGATGTCAATGTCGGCGCTTCAGTATAGGTTCCCGCCTGCGCGGGAACGACGCATTTTCAGCTTTCGTTCCAACAGGAGATATTCCATGGCCACCGTCGAATTGAACGGCGCCGCAATCGTCGATGCGGAAAGTTTTCACGTCGAAAGCCAGCGCGCCTTCGGCTTTCCCGATTCCTATCCGCATACCATGGATTCCTGGGTCGATTGCCTGAGCTACCTGCGCGACGAGGATGGCATGAGCAGCATCCGCCTCGCGGAAGACGAAACCCTGCACATCGTGGTCGTTCACTCCGACGCCCTGCGCGAGCGCGCCGAGGATGTGCTGGAAGAGATGGCGTTCTGCATCATCGGCATCAACGAGCGCTACGAGGACTACGGCGAAAAACCGGCGCTCGAGCTCGCGCTGCGATAGGCGGGCGCTGAACCGCGAAGGCGCGAAGCCGTCCACCGGCCCAGGCGAGCCAGTATAATGTTCTGCTCACCTCCATTCAGTCCGCAGAACACCATGCAAGATAAATATAGTCCAGCCGAAGTCGAACAGGCCGCCCAGGCTTACTGGAAGTCGATCGACGCCTATAAAGCGGTCGAGAACGACCCGCGTTTCCCGAAAGGCAAGTACTACGCTTGCTCGATGCTGCCTTACCCGTCGGGCAAGCTGCACATGGGCCACGTGCGCAACTATACGATCAATGACGTGATGTACCGCTACCTGCGGATGAACGGCTACAACGTGCTGATGCCGATGGGCTGGGACGCTTTCGGCATGCCGGCGGAAAACGCGGCGATGGCCAACAACGTGCCGCCCGCCGAATGGACCTATTCCAACATCGCCCACATGCGCGGCCAGATGGAGTCGATGGGCCTGGCCATCGACTGGTCGCGCGAAATGACCGCCTGCAAGCCGGACTACTACAAGTGGAACCAGTGGATGTTCCTCAAGATGCTGGAAAAGGGCATCATCTACCAGAAGACCGGCACCGTGAACTGGGACCCGATCGACCAGACCGTGCTGGCCAACGAGCAGGTCATCGACGGCAAGGGCTGGCGTTCGGGCGCGACGGTGGAAAAGCGCGAGATCCCGATGTACTACGTGCGCATCACCGACTACGCCGAAGAGCTGCTGGACTACGTCGACAACCGCCTGCCGGGCTGGCCGGAGCGCGTGCGCATCATGCAGGCCAACTGGATCGGCAAGTCGACCGGCGTGCGCTTCGCCTTCCCGCACAGTATCGCGGGCGATGACGGCGCGCCGATCAACGACGGCAAATTGTACGTGTTCACCACGCGCGCCGACACCATCATGGGCGTGACCTTCTGCGCCGTCGCTGCCGAGCACCCGCTGGCGTTGCACGCCGCCAGGGACAATCCGGAACTGCAGGCCTTCATCGCCGAGTGCAAGCAGGGTTCCGTGATCGAAGCCGACATGGCCACCATGGAAAAGAAGGGCATGCCGACCGGCTTGACCGTCACCCATCCGGTCTCGGGCGAGCAGGTGCCGGTCTGGGTCGGCAACTACGTCCTGATCACCTACGGCGACGGCGCCGTGATGGGTGTGCCGGGCCACGACGAGCGCGACTTCGAATTCGCGAAAAAATACGACCTGCCGATCAAGCAGGTGGTGGCGGTGGAGGGAGAAAACTTCTCGCTGGACGGCTGGCAGGCGTGGTACGGCGACAAGGAGAAGGGCGTCGTCGTCAACTCCGGCAAGTACGACGGCCTGGACCATATCGCCGCCGTCAACGCGGTGTCGGGCGACCTGGCCAACCTGGGCCTGGGCGACAAGAAGGTGACCTTCCGCCTGCGCGACTGGGGCATCTCGCGCCAGCGCTACTGGGGCACGCCGATCCCGATGATCCACTGCGAGCAGTGCGGCGCCGTGCCGGTGCCCGAAAAGGACCTGCCGGTGGTGCTGCCGGAAGACTGCGTCCCGGACGGCAGCGGCAATCCGCTGAAAAAACACGAAGCGTTTTTGAAAGTCGACTGCCCGTGCTGCGGCGCGCCGGCGCGCCGCGAGACCGACACGATGGACACCTTCATCGATTCGTCCTGGTACTACATGCGCTACACCTCGCCGGGTTCGAACGACGCGATGGTCGACCCGGCCCGCAACGACTACTGGATGCCGATGGACCAGTACATCGGCGGTATCGAGCACGCCGTGCTGCACCTGCTGTACGCGCGCTTCTGGACCAAGGTGATGCGCGACTTCGGCCTGGTGAAATTCGACGAGCCCTTCGTCAACCTGCTCACGCAAGGCATGGTACTCAACGAGACGTATTATCGCGAAGACGAAGCCGGTAAAAAAACCTGGTTCAACCCGGTGGACGTCGACCTGGTGTTCGACGACCGCGGCCGCCCGCAAGCCGCCGCCTTGAAAGCCGACGGCGCGCCGGTGGTCATCGGCGGCACCGAGAAGATGTCGAAGTCGAAGAACAACGGCATCGACCCGCAGGCCCAGATCGAACAGTACGGCGCCGATACCGCGCGCCTGTTCACCATGTTCGCGGCGCCGCCGGAACAGACGCTGGAATGGTCGGAGTCGGGCGTGGAAGGCGCCAGCCGCTTCTTGCGCCGCGTGTGGGCGTTCGCGTACGCCCAGCGCGAGCGCATCGCGGCGGCGCTGGCCGGCCAGCAGCAAGGGACCTTGGACGAAGCGCATAAAACGCTGCGCCGCGAAGTGCACAAGATCCTGCAGCAGGCGGATTACGACCTGAAACGCATCCAGTACAACACCGTGGTGTCGGCCTGCATGAAGATGCTCAATACCCTGGAGTCGGCCAAGCTGGCCGAGGGCAGCGCGGGCGACGCGGTGACCGCGGAAGGCCTGTCGATCTTCCTGCGCATGCTGAACCCGGTGGCGCCGCACATCACCCACGCGCTGTGGCAGGAACTCGGCTACGCCGCCGCCTACGGCGACATCCTCGACGTGCAATGGCCGCAGGTCGACCCGGCCGCGCTGGAGCAGGCCGAGATCGAGCTGATGATCCAGGTGAACGGCAAGCTGCGCGGCTCGGTGAAGGTGGCCAAGGATGCCGACAAGGCCGCCATCGAAGCCGCCGCGCTGGCCTCGGAAACGGTGCAGAAGTTCGTCGAAGGCACGCCGAAGAAGGTCATCGTCGTGCCCGGCAAGCTGATCAACATCGTGGTGTAGGCGATGCGCGTCCCTTCCAAGATGGTGCGCGCGGCCGTGGCCGCGCTGCTGGTGGCCGGTTCGCTGTCCGGCTGCGGGTTCCAGCTGCGCGGCGCCAACGGCACCTATACGCTGCCTTTCAAGAGCATCTACGTCGGCCTGCCGGACAATTCGGCGCTGGGCACGGAACTGCGCCGCAACCTGCGCGCCGGCGACCAGGTCGCGATTGCCGACAAGGCCGAGGGCGCCGACGCGCAGCTGGTGGTGCTGAGCGAAACGCGCGGCAAGTCGATCCTGTCGCTGAACAGCCTGGGCCGGGTGCGCGAGTACCTGCTGACCTATACGCTGCGCTTCACGGTGCGCGATGCCAAAGGCGCCGAGCTGCTGCCGGCCACCGAGATCTCGCTGCGCCGGAACATGGCGTTCGACGAGACGCAGGTGCTGGCCAAGGAGTCCGAGGAAGCGCTGCTGTACCGCGACATGCAGGCCGACCTGGTGCAGCAGATCATCCGCCGCCTGGCGGCGATCAAGCCGGCACGGTGAGGAGACAGCATGCAGTTGCGGCCTGAGGCGCTCGACGGGCACCTCGCCAAGGGGTTGTCTCCCCTGTACGTGATCACCAGCGACGAGCACCTGCTGGCGCTGGAAGCGGCGGACAAGATCCGCCGCGCGGCGCGCAAGCACGGCTATTCCGAGCGCGACGTGCTGACGGTCGAGCGCACCTTCAAGTGGGGCGAACTGCTGGCCGCCAACCAGGCCTTATCCCTGTTCGGCGACAAGAAGCTGATCGAGCTGCGCATCCCCGGCGGCAAGCCGGGCAAGGACGGCAGCGCCGCCCTGCAGGGCTACGCGAAGGACCTAAACCCGGACAACCTGACCCTGATCACGCTGCCCAAGCTGGACTGGCAGACGGCCAAGTCGGCGTGGGTGGCGAGCCTGCAGCAGACGGCGGTGTACATCGAGATCCCCAACGTCGAGCGCGCCCAGCTGCCGGCCTGGATCGGCACGCGCCTGGCCGCGCAGCAGCAGGGCGCCGAACGGCACAGCCTGGATTTCATCGCCGACCGCGTCGAGGGCAACCTGCTGGCGGCGCACCAGGAAATCCAGAAGCTGGCGCTGTTGTACGAACCTGGCAAGCTGACGCACGAGCAGGTGATCGATGCCGTGCTGAACGTGGCGCGCTACGACGTGTTCAAGCTGTCGGAAGCAATGCTGGCCGGCGACGCCGCGCGCCTGGTGCGCATGCTCGACGGCCTGAAGGGGGAAGGGGAGGCGCTGCCGCTGGTGCTGTGGGCAGTCTCCGAAGAAATCCGCACGCTGCTAAAATTGAAGGCCGGGGTGGCGCAGGGACGGCCGCTCGGCGCGCTGCTGAAGGAATACCGCATCTGGGGACCGCGCGAACGCATGATGGAGCCGGCCCTGCGGCGCATCGCCTTGCCGACGCTGGAGGCAGCGTTGCAGCAGGCGGCGCAGGTCGACAAGATGGTGAAAGGTCTGCGCGCGAAACAGTTCGCGGGCGATGCGTGGGATGCCATGCTGCAGCTGGCCTTGCGCGTGGCGTCGTGAGGCGGCGCGGATGATTTGATGGCGGTTGGACGCTGGCACATCCGGTCACGAACCGGCCGCTGGCACAATGAAACACAACGTGCGCGGCGATCCCGTCCACGTCATGGATGCACGTGCATCCGGACGATACCGGCGCCGCCGGTGATTTGAACACACGCGGGCAACCGCACTGGACGAGGCACGATGGATATCACCAACTACATGCACACGATCGGCCGCCAGGCGCGCGCGGCCGCGCGCGCGATGGCGCGCGCCGACGGCGCCACCCGCAACCGCGCGCTGCTCTTGATCGCCGCCGCCATCGAGCGCGACGCCGACCGGCTGCGCGCCGCCAACGCGCGCGACCTCGACGCCGCGCGCGACAATGGCCTGGCGCCGGCCCTGCTGGAGCGCCTGGCGCTGTCCGACAAGGCGATTACGACCATGGTCGACGGCCTGCGCCAGATCGTCGCGCTGCCGGACCCGGTCGGCGAGATGAGCAACTTGAAATTCCGCCCGAGCGGCATCCAGGTCGGCCAGATGCGCGTGCCGCTGGGCGTGATCGGCATCATCTACGAGGCGCGCCCGAACGTGACGGTGGACGCGGCCGGCCTGTGCATCAAGAGCGGCAACGCCGCCATCCTGCGCGGCGGTTCGGAAGCGATCCACTGCAACCGCGCGCTGGCCGCGCTGGTGGCCGAGGGCTTGCGCGGCGCCGGCCTGCCGGAGCAGGGAGTACAAGTGGTCGACAGCGTCGACCGCGCCGCCGTCGGGGTGCTCATCACGATGCCGGAATACGTCGACGTGATCGTGCCGCGCGGCGGCAAGGGCTTGATCGAGCGCCTGATGCGCGAAGCCACGGTGCCGATGATCAAGCACCTGGACGGCATTTGCCACGTCTACATCGACGGCAAGGCCGACATCGCCAAGGCGCTGCCGATCGCGTTCAACGCCAAGACGCACCGCTACGGCACCTGCAACACCATGGAAACGCTGCTGGTGGCGCGAGACATTGCGCCCACGGTCTTGCCGCAACTGGCCGCGCTGTACGCCGCCAAGGAAGTCGAACTGCGCGCCGATGCGCAAGCGCTGGCGCTGCTGGACGGCTACCCGCGCCTGGCCGCCGCCACCGAGGACGACTGGCGCGCCGAATACCTGGCGCCGATCCTGGCGGTGAAGGTGGTAGACGGCATCGACGCGGCCATCGACCACATCAACACCTATTCGTCGAAGCACACCGACGCCATCGTCACCGAGGACTACAGCGACGCGCTGCGCTTCCTGCGCGAGGTGGATTCGGCTTCGGTGATGGTGAATGCCTCGACCCGCTTCGCCGACGGCTTCGAATACGGCCTGGGGGCCGAGATCGGCATCTCGAACGACAAGCTGCACGCGCGCGGGCCGGTGGGGCTGGAGGGGTTGACGTCGCTGAAGTACGTGGTGTTCGGGCATGGCGAGGTGCGGACGTAACGGTACTTCGAAACCGAAGCACCGTCGTCCCCGCGCAGGCGGGGACCCATACACTACTTCCAAAATCCGAAACTCACGAAAGCCGCCGTGTTTCCAACATAACGAATTCTGATGCTCGGCATGGGTCCCCGCCTGCGCGGGGACGACGTTCATCGGTCAACTAAACCAACCGGCTGCCCCGGCACGCCGGGAACCACCCACAAGGAACCGCATGTACCTCTGGATCAAATCCTTCCACCTCATCTTCGTCGCTTCCTGGTTCGCCGGCCTGTTCTACCTGCCGCGCATCTACGTGAACCTGGCCCAGGAAAGCAACCCGGCCGCGACCGAGCGCCTGCTCGGCATGGCGCGGCGCCTGCTGCGCTTCACCACGATGCTGGCGGTGCCGGCGCTGCTGCTGGGCTTGTGGTTGTGGCTGGGTTACCACATCCAGGGCGGCTGGCTGCACGCGAAATTGGCACTGGTGCTGCTGGTGATCGGCTACCATCACGCCTGCGCTTCGCTGCTGAAGAAATTCGAACGCGGCGTCAATACGCGCAGCCACAAGTGGTTCCGCGTGTTCAACGAAGTGCCGGTGCTGCTGCTGATCGCGATCGTGATCCTGGTGATCGTGAAGCCGTTCTGAGCGAAGCCGGCAATATCAAAGCGTCGTTCCCGCCTGCGCGAGGACGACAGTCATTCCACGGCCGGATCGATCCGGCCGCGTCATTTTCTACAACGGACAAAGGGTACCCCATGACCTCCTATTTTTGCCCCTGCCCGCGCGGCATGGAACAGGCGCTGGCCGACGAACTGGCCGAGATCGCGCAACACACGAACAGCCCGACGCTGAAGGTCCACAACCAGGTGCCGGGCGGCGTGCATTGCTCGGGCAGCATGCTCGACGCCTACCGCGTCAACCTGCACTCGCGCATCGCCTCGCGCGTGCTGATGCGCATGGCCAACCGCACCTACGCCAACGAGAACGACATCTACGACCTGGTGCTGGAACAGCCCTGGGAAGACTGGTTCGGCGTCGACCACACCATCCGCGTCGACATCACCGCCGTCAAATCGCCGCTGACCAGCCTGGAATTCACGACCTTGAAAATCAAGGACGCGGTGTGCGACCGCTTCCGCGACCAGTTCGGCAAGCGCCCGTCGGTCGACACGCGCACGCCCGACATGCGCATCGTCGGCTTCCTCGACCAGCGCAATTTCACGATCTACCTGGACACCTCGGGCGAAGCGCTGTTCAAGCGCGGCTGGCGCGAAGAGACCGGCGACGCGCCGCTGCGCGAGAACCTGGCTGCCGGCCTGCTGCGCGTGGCCGGCTGGAAGCCGGGCATGCCGCTGTTCGATCCGATGTGCGGCTCGGGCACGATCCTGATCGAGGCGGCGCAGATGGTGCAGGGCATCCCGCCCGGCGCGCGCCGGCGCTTCGCCTTCGAAAAATTCGCCAACTTCGAGCGCCAGGCCTGGCAGGACATGAAGGCAGCGATCAAGCCGAACCCGCTGCCCGCCGAGCCGACCATCTTCGGCTCCGACATCTCGGGCGACATGGTCGCCATGACCCGCCACAACCTGCGCTCGGCCGGCGTGCTGATCGAGGTGCCGCTCAAGCAGATCGAAGCGCAGCAGGTGCAGGCGCCGACGTCCCAGCCGGGCCTCCTGGTGACCAATCCGCCGTACGGCGAACGCATCGGCGTGCGCGGCGATTCCACCATCCCGCAGGACGAAATGGCGGTCGGCTTCTACCAGGCGCTGAGCACCACCCTGAAGCAGCGCTTCGCCGGCTGGACCGTGTACCTGTTCACCGCCGACCTCGGCCTGCCGAAGATGCTGCGCCTGAAGGAATCGCGCAAGACGCCGTTCTTCAACGGCGCCCTCGAATGCCGCCTGTTCCGCTTCGACATGGTGGCCGGCTTCAACCGCCGCGACGCAGCCAAGCCCGACAGCGCCAAACCCAAGCAGGACCACTAAGAAAGCCGCCATGCTGCCCGAACCCGATCCGGACAACCTGCCGAAAGACCCGGTCATCCCGGTGCCGCCGGCGCCGCCGCACAAGGTGACCATGCTGTCGGCCGGCGGTCTGGCGATGCTGCTGGCCGCGCTGTCGATGCTGGGGCCGTTCTCGGTGGACGCCTACCTGCCGGCCTTCCCGCGCATCCAGGAAACCCTGCAGGCGACGCCGATCGAGGTGCAGCAGACCCTGACCGCCTACATGCTGTCGTTCGCCATCATGTCGCTGTGGCACGGCGCGCTGTCGGATGCCTTCGGCCGGCGCAACGTGGTGCTGGTGGGGCTGGTCGTGTTCGCGGTCGGCACGCTCGGCTGCGCCGCCGCGCATTCGGTGCACTACCTGTGGGTCTTCCGCATCATCCAGGGGGTGTCGGCCGGGGCCGGGGTGGTGGTGGGGCGCGCCATCATCCGCGATTTGTACGCGGACGCGGCGGCAGCGCGCCTGCTGTCGATGGTGACGATGATCTTCTCGATCGCGCCGGCGATCGCGCCGGTGCTGGGCGGCTGGATCGTGACCCTGCTCGACTGGCGCGCGATCTTCCTGGCGCTGCTGGTGTTCAGCCTGGGGCTGTGGTACGTCTGCTGGCAGCACCTGCCCGAGACCATGCCGGTCGAGAAACGCCAGCCGTTCAACCCGCGCTTCCTCGGGCAGAGCTACTGGACCATCTTCGGTTCGGTGCCATTCCAGATGAAGTCAGGCGTGGTCGCCTTCAATTTCGGCGGCATGTTCCTGTTCATCGCCGGTGCGCCGGTGCTGCTGCCGGTACACCTGCACCTGGGGCCGTCGGACTTCGCCTGGCTGTTCGTGCCGGCGGTGAGCGGCATCTTCCTGGGCGCGCTGGCCGCCAACCGCATGGCCGGCAAGATGCCCTTCACGCGCCAGATC
The genomic region above belongs to Massilia forsythiae and contains:
- the fur gene encoding ferric iron uptake transcriptional regulator is translated as MSNNPTDLKASGLKATLPRLKILEIFQNSTVRHLTAEDVYKTLLNENMDVGLATVYRVLTQFEQAGLLNRNHFETGKAIYELNAGSHHDHLVCIDCGHVEEFYDEEIESRQQKIALERGFKIAEHALAIYGNCIKTNCPHRH
- a CDS encoding outer membrane protein assembly factor BamE gives rise to the protein MRIKNAVFHRSHARAALVAGLACTALAVSGCASWRNQTKPAAPVSTAPGAVAADADKAAAIANAGAQTTQTTKLQKFLWVFSPYRPDIQQGNFVSQEMLGQLKPGQTRDQVKFILGTPLMADAFHADRWDFPFYLARGNGELTTSRVSVFFKDNKVDHVDGGNLPTEREYIARLIGISKYEVKSADEDIADMKRKNEKAGKGE
- the dapB gene encoding 4-hydroxy-tetrahydrodipicolinate reductase; translated protein: MTQLNIAVAGASGRMGRMLVEAIAAAPDATLSGALDREGAPCIGTDAGAFSGQLAGVAIQSDLAKGLAGADFLIDFTRPEGTLQHLAYCAEHGIKVIIGTTGFDEAGKAAIRAAAAKTAIVFAPNMSIGVNVTLKLLEMAAKNFSEGYDIEIIEAHHRHKVDAPSGTALKMGEVIADALGRDLQACAVYGREGVTGERDPSTIGFATVRGGDIVGDHTVLFAGTGERIEISHKSSSRVSYAQGSLRAARFLADKQAGLFDMQDVLGLKAAPEMTAAQDLGLSALG
- a CDS encoding barstar family protein, with amino-acid sequence MATVELNGAAIVDAESFHVESQRAFGFPDSYPHTMDSWVDCLSYLRDEDGMSSIRLAEDETLHIVVVHSDALRERAEDVLEEMAFCIIGINERYEDYGEKPALELALR
- the leuS gene encoding leucine--tRNA ligase produces the protein MQDKYSPAEVEQAAQAYWKSIDAYKAVENDPRFPKGKYYACSMLPYPSGKLHMGHVRNYTINDVMYRYLRMNGYNVLMPMGWDAFGMPAENAAMANNVPPAEWTYSNIAHMRGQMESMGLAIDWSREMTACKPDYYKWNQWMFLKMLEKGIIYQKTGTVNWDPIDQTVLANEQVIDGKGWRSGATVEKREIPMYYVRITDYAEELLDYVDNRLPGWPERVRIMQANWIGKSTGVRFAFPHSIAGDDGAPINDGKLYVFTTRADTIMGVTFCAVAAEHPLALHAARDNPELQAFIAECKQGSVIEADMATMEKKGMPTGLTVTHPVSGEQVPVWVGNYVLITYGDGAVMGVPGHDERDFEFAKKYDLPIKQVVAVEGENFSLDGWQAWYGDKEKGVVVNSGKYDGLDHIAAVNAVSGDLANLGLGDKKVTFRLRDWGISRQRYWGTPIPMIHCEQCGAVPVPEKDLPVVLPEDCVPDGSGNPLKKHEAFLKVDCPCCGAPARRETDTMDTFIDSSWYYMRYTSPGSNDAMVDPARNDYWMPMDQYIGGIEHAVLHLLYARFWTKVMRDFGLVKFDEPFVNLLTQGMVLNETYYREDEAGKKTWFNPVDVDLVFDDRGRPQAAALKADGAPVVIGGTEKMSKSKNNGIDPQAQIEQYGADTARLFTMFAAPPEQTLEWSESGVEGASRFLRRVWAFAYAQRERIAAALAGQQQGTLDEAHKTLRREVHKILQQADYDLKRIQYNTVVSACMKMLNTLESAKLAEGSAGDAVTAEGLSIFLRMLNPVAPHITHALWQELGYAAAYGDILDVQWPQVDPAALEQAEIELMIQVNGKLRGSVKVAKDADKAAIEAAALASETVQKFVEGTPKKVIVVPGKLINIVV
- a CDS encoding LPS-assembly lipoprotein LptE, with protein sequence MRVPSKMVRAAVAALLVAGSLSGCGFQLRGANGTYTLPFKSIYVGLPDNSALGTELRRNLRAGDQVAIADKAEGADAQLVVLSETRGKSILSLNSLGRVREYLLTYTLRFTVRDAKGAELLPATEISLRRNMAFDETQVLAKESEEALLYRDMQADLVQQIIRRLAAIKPAR
- the holA gene encoding DNA polymerase III subunit delta is translated as MQLRPEALDGHLAKGLSPLYVITSDEHLLALEAADKIRRAARKHGYSERDVLTVERTFKWGELLAANQALSLFGDKKLIELRIPGGKPGKDGSAALQGYAKDLNPDNLTLITLPKLDWQTAKSAWVASLQQTAVYIEIPNVERAQLPAWIGTRLAAQQQGAERHSLDFIADRVEGNLLAAHQEIQKLALLYEPGKLTHEQVIDAVLNVARYDVFKLSEAMLAGDAARLVRMLDGLKGEGEALPLVLWAVSEEIRTLLKLKAGVAQGRPLGALLKEYRIWGPRERMMEPALRRIALPTLEAALQQAAQVDKMVKGLRAKQFAGDAWDAMLQLALRVAS
- a CDS encoding glutamate-5-semialdehyde dehydrogenase gives rise to the protein MDITNYMHTIGRQARAAARAMARADGATRNRALLLIAAAIERDADRLRAANARDLDAARDNGLAPALLERLALSDKAITTMVDGLRQIVALPDPVGEMSNLKFRPSGIQVGQMRVPLGVIGIIYEARPNVTVDAAGLCIKSGNAAILRGGSEAIHCNRALAALVAEGLRGAGLPEQGVQVVDSVDRAAVGVLITMPEYVDVIVPRGGKGLIERLMREATVPMIKHLDGICHVYIDGKADIAKALPIAFNAKTHRYGTCNTMETLLVARDIAPTVLPQLAALYAAKEVELRADAQALALLDGYPRLAAATEDDWRAEYLAPILAVKVVDGIDAAIDHINTYSSKHTDAIVTEDYSDALRFLREVDSASVMVNASTRFADGFEYGLGAEIGISNDKLHARGPVGLEGLTSLKYVVFGHGEVRT
- a CDS encoding CopD family protein — translated: MYLWIKSFHLIFVASWFAGLFYLPRIYVNLAQESNPAATERLLGMARRLLRFTTMLAVPALLLGLWLWLGYHIQGGWLHAKLALVLLVIGYHHACASLLKKFERGVNTRSHKWFRVFNEVPVLLLIAIVILVIVKPF
- a CDS encoding THUMP domain-containing class I SAM-dependent RNA methyltransferase, with translation MTSYFCPCPRGMEQALADELAEIAQHTNSPTLKVHNQVPGGVHCSGSMLDAYRVNLHSRIASRVLMRMANRTYANENDIYDLVLEQPWEDWFGVDHTIRVDITAVKSPLTSLEFTTLKIKDAVCDRFRDQFGKRPSVDTRTPDMRIVGFLDQRNFTIYLDTSGEALFKRGWREETGDAPLRENLAAGLLRVAGWKPGMPLFDPMCGSGTILIEAAQMVQGIPPGARRRFAFEKFANFERQAWQDMKAAIKPNPLPAEPTIFGSDISGDMVAMTRHNLRSAGVLIEVPLKQIEAQQVQAPTSQPGLLVTNPPYGERIGVRGDSTIPQDEMAVGFYQALSTTLKQRFAGWTVYLFTADLGLPKMLRLKESRKTPFFNGALECRLFRFDMVAGFNRRDAAKPDSAKPKQDH
- a CDS encoding multidrug effflux MFS transporter: MLPEPDPDNLPKDPVIPVPPAPPHKVTMLSAGGLAMLLAALSMLGPFSVDAYLPAFPRIQETLQATPIEVQQTLTAYMLSFAIMSLWHGALSDAFGRRNVVLVGLVVFAVGTLGCAAAHSVHYLWVFRIIQGVSAGAGVVVGRAIIRDLYADAAAARLLSMVTMIFSIAPAIAPVLGGWIVTLLDWRAIFLALLVFSLGLWYVCWQHLPETMPVEKRQPFNPRFLGQSYWTIFGSVPFQMKSGVVAFNFGGMFLFIAGAPVLLPVHLHLGPSDFAWLFVPAVSGIFLGALAANRMAGKMPFTRQIGIGYAFMLAAVSGSVAYHAVLPPALPWTVLPMFFYNFGSSIINPSATLLALDLFPKIRGTVASCQSFVTTLMGALVAGVIAPALTHSVLAMALGQAGFALASLACWLVSRHYRRRQARA